GGTTCGTTTCTTGCGGGCGGCGTCGACGAGAATCCGGCGCATCGCTTCGGCCGCGGCCGCGAAGAAGTGCCCGCGGTGGTCGAATTGTTGATCGTGCCCGAGTCGCAGGTACGCTTCATGAACAAGCGCAGTGGCTTCGAGCGTGTGCCCGGGCATCTCGGACGCGAGCTTCGCCGCCGCGAGTCGGCGCAACTCGTCGTACACAAGTGGGAGCAGTTCCGCGGCCCCGGCCCGGCCCGCCCGAACGTCGTCCAGAATGCGGGTGATCTCGTTCATGGGATTGAGGATAAACCCCGCACCCGATTCGAGCAACCACCACCACAAGCCGCTCTCCGACGGTAAATGCACCTTGAAAGAGCGGCGTAAGTTTGGCACCGCGCGAATAAAAGATGAAAGTCGGCGCGGTTCTCACATCTAACGTTTGACACCGGCCCGCGGTTCTGGCATCCTGACTTTTACGCGGGCTCAACATTCCGCCCGCCCAATATTCAAAATTCAAATAGGGCCACAGCGGGTTGGCGGGTCGGCGTTTCGGCAATACCATCTCCCCCGAAGCGCTTGAAACTGAAACTCGCGCGGCGGCTATCACCTCAGGGTTCCCGGAATGCCCGAACCCCCTCGTACCGGCGACGCCGTTCTCGCACTCGTGCGGCGCGCAGAAGTCGCGGACGACGATGCACTCACCGGGTTCCTCACGCGGTCCGGGCCGATCCCGTCCACCGCGCCCGATACGGCCACGCGGCTCATCCAGGCGGGCATTCTCACGCCGTTCCAAGCCAAACTGATCCTCCAGGGCAAGCACAAGGGCTTCAAGCTCGGGCCGTACCGCATCCTGAACCAGATCGGCGCGGGCGGAATGGGCACCGTGTACCTCGCGGAGCACGCCGCGCTGCGCCGAAAGGTCGCGCTGAAGGTACTCCCGGGTAAGCAGTCGCTCGACCCGGCCAACGTGGAGCGATTCTACCGGGAGGCCCGCGCCGCTGCGGCGCTCGACCACCCGAACATCGTTCACGCTTACGACGTCGTGTGCGATCGAGGTACGCACTTCCTCGTGTTCGAATACATTGACGGCGAAACCCTCGACCGGCTGCTCGCCGCACGCGGGCGGTTGCCCGTCGGTCAGGCCGTCAGTTATGTGGTCCAGGCCGCCGCGGGGCTCCAGCACGCGCACGACAAGGGCGTCGCCCACCGCGACATCAAGCCCGCGAACTTGCTCGTCGGGCGCGACGGGATCGTGAAGGTACTCGACCTCGGACTCGCGGAGTTTTTTGAAGACTCCAGTACGAAACTCGGCGCGAGCAACAACGCGATGGGCACGACGGACTACGTCGCGCCGGAACAACTCCGCGGGTGTACCGCCGCCGACCACCGCGCCGATATCTACAACCTCGGGGCCACGCTCTACCACCTGCTCACCGGCCAACCGCCATTCACCGGAACGACCGCGGCAAAGATGATCGCGCACCAGTTGTCGCCCGTTCAGCCGGCACACGACATCTGCGACGACGTGCCCGAAGCACTGTCCAACGTCGTCGAGATCATGCTCGCGAAAGACCCCGCGGACCGCTACCAGACGGCCGCCGAAGCAGTTCAGGCTCTGCTGCCGTTCATGAACACCCCGGACCGCCGCGGGATGGCATCCGGGAAGCTCCCGCCGCTCGCCGCCGCTGCCGTGCAGGAAAGCACAGCCGGGCTGGAGGTGGGGCCGATCCTCGAAGCGATCGACACTGCCGCCGCACTCGCCCGGGCACAGCGCGTTACGCGATGGGCCGTCACCGGGATGATCGCGGGCATCCTGTTCGGAATCATTTCGCTCACAGCGGCGCTCGTCATGTGTCAATAAGTTCCTCTGCCAAACGCGAAAGTGACTTCTGACGTTAGTACCTCGTGGGGAAGTCAAAAGAGAGCTAGTTTGTAGCAGTTCAGGTGGTGGGACCGACCCAACGGAGCAGAGCGATGGAACTCGCGCGGCACGCTTGGCTGTTCCTCCTTCTCGGCGCGTTCCTCAACGTGTGGCTCATCCGGCGCCGAATCCGACCAATCATTCACAAACACCCGGAGCTGGCTGCCGGCTACCGGCGACTCGTGCGAGGCACTGCCCTCTGGACGAGTCTTCCCTGGCTGGTGATGGGCGTCGGGTGTGAATTGGGAAGTGTCCCGTCATTCGTTGCCTACCTGTTCCCCGCGACCGGTGGTCCGTTCGTGTGGGTCTTTTGGGGAGTCGTGTACGGAGAGCTTCTGTTTCTGTGCTACTGGTCCGTGTGGAACGGTGGCGGGGAGACACTCGTGCGATACCCGGGCATTACGAATTTCCATGCGCCCACCCCTCACCTGATGAAGCAACAGCTCGCTTGGTTTGCCGGGACGGGACTGGTTTGGAGCACTACTTTCCTCATCGCGCTGGGCAACTGACAGCCGGACACGCTCGCCCGATTTCGTGGTAAACTCTCGCCCTGAAATAAGATCCGCCATTCGGCGGCTGCGCACCGACGCTCAAGTCCCCACGCCCTTTCGCTAAATCCGCACGTCCCCGCATTCCGCGCGAATTCGCCCGCCCCCGAAAGCCGATACACCTTGGACATTGTGTCTTCTGAGGTGCGAAATGGACTTCGCGTTCTCCCGTCGTGGGCTGATGCAGGGTGCGGCGGCTGTGGGCGGAGCTTTGGCCGCCGCTAGCGCTGCGAGTGCCGGGTCCATTGCGCACGTCCGCGAAGCGCGGCACCCGGGCTGGGTGTTCGGTCGCATGACCGGCGCCGAAGCCCTGTGCGCGGCACTGCTTGCGGAGAACGTCGGGTGCGTGTACGGCATTCCCGGCGCGCAAGAAAACGAACTGTGGGACACCTTCAAAGAAAAAGGCATTCCGTACCTGCTCGTCACCCACGAATTCTCCGCCGCGTGCATGGCTGATGGCTACGCACGCAGCACCGGGAAGCCCGGCGTGCTGTGCGTCGTTCCTGGTCCGGGTGTGACCAACTCACTGACCGGATTGGGCGAAGCGCTGTTAGACTCTTCGCCGCTCGTGGCGATCGTCGGCGATGTGGCGAACGGCGAGAAGGCGAAACCGTTCCAGGTTCACGCGCTGAATCAGGTCGATTTGCTCAAACCGGTGTGCAAGTGCGTGTATCAGGTGCAGACGGTCGCGCAGATCGCCGCCGCGGTGCGCCAGGCGTTCGTCACCGCGACTCAGGGCGAACCGGGACCAGTCGCGGTCGTGGTGCCGTACAACCTGTTCATCGAAGCACACGACTTCCGCACCCCTCCACCTGCGATTCCGGCTCCGCCCTTCGATGACGCCGCGTTCGAGCGGGCGCTGCCGCTCCTGGCGGACAAGAAGCACCGCGTCGGCATTTATGCGGGCGCCGGGTGTATGGAGTACGGAACGGAACTCGCCGCGGTCGCGGAACTGCTCCAGGCTCCCGTAGCCACGAGCGTCTCGGGGCGCGGGGTCGTTAGCGATTCCCACCCGCTCGCGGTGGGGTGGGGTTTCGGCCCGCACGCCAGCGCGGTCGCGGAAACGGTGTTCGCCGGCGAAAAGAAGCACCCGCTAAAATCGGGCGTTGACACACTCCTCGCGATCGGGGTGAAGTTCAGCGAAGTCTCCACCGGTTACTACGGCAACCCGCAACCCAAGCACGTCATTCACGTCGACGCGAACCCGTGTAACCTGGGCCGCATTCTGAAGACAGACGTGTGTGTCCACGCGGACGCGGGCACCTTCTTGGGGCGCCTGCTCGCGTGCGGGGACACGCTCCGGCGCGCGGAAGACAAGTGGCTCGTGAACCACATCCGCACCCTAAAGGCCGATGCTGCAAAGGAACTCTGCAACATCCCGCAACCGAAGTGCGGCGTCGACCCGCTCGCAACCGTCGCCGCGCTCCGCAAGGTGCTCCCGGCGGACGCGATGCTCTTTACCGACGTGAGCGCGACGGAGCACCTCGCGGCCGAGCACTTCCGCGTGTGCCAATCGCGCACGTACTTCAACCCGGTCGACAATCAGGCGATGGGGTGGAGCGTCCCGGCCGCACTCGGCGCCCAGCGCGTGCATTACGGGAAGACGGTCGCGACGCTGACCGGCGACGGGTGCCTGCTCATGAGCGCGATGGAGATCACCACCGCGGCGCGCGAGCACCTGCCGGTGAAGTTCGTGATCCTCGACGACCAAGCGTACCACTACATGCAGATGCTGCAAAAGCCCGCGTACCTGCGGACCACGGCCACAATCCTCACGCGACTCGACTACAAGGCTCTGGCACAGGCGTTCGGGGTGGCCTTCGTGGAAGTGACCTCGCACGCGGACCTGGAGCCGAAGCTCCGCGGCGCGGTGTGCCACGACGGGCCGGTTCTGGTTCGCGTGCTCACCGACTACAGCACGCGCAAGGTGCGGTGGGTGGACGCGGTTCGGGCGCGGTACACTAAGGAACTGACCGCGGCGCAAAAGGCGCGGTTCCTGGCCCGCATCGGATCGCGCGCGATCCAGTTAGAGAAGAAGAACGACTAAACCGCGAACAGGTGTGCGATGTCCGAAGACGATTTCGTTCCACCTTCGACCAGTTCCGCGCTCGCGCTGTCGCCGGGTACGGGCGGCGGAATCGCGGGGCTGGCGATCGGCTGCGCGCTGCTAGTTTCTGCGTGCGTGTTAATGGTGTTCAACGTGATCCTGTTCGGCCGGGGACTGGTCGACATCCCCCGCGACCTCGCCCAGTACGGCGGACTGATCGGAACCACGGGCGTCGCAATTCTCGGTCTGATCGCGGTGATTATTAGCGTTCGGAGTTGGTCCGCGGCCCGGCAAAGCGGCGAATCGGTCGCGCTGAACGTCGCCGCGACCGCGGCCAGTCTCGTCGGGCTGGTCGGGTGGCTGATCGCGGGAATCGACCTGATGATGATTCTGCTCAAATAGAGAACGAGCCGCGACACCTCCCTTGCGGTCGCGCCTTGTTACAATTGGCCCCGAAGCCGGTCCAGATCAGGCAGCCCCGCAGCAATCCCAACACCTCCGTCTTCCGAACTACTGGCCACAAATCAGATTAATGAGTTCTCCGTACTCATGATCTTTCTGTATCCGCATTTTCATTTGAATTAATTTCGTTCGGTGTCAGCAGTTCGCTGTCGTCGCGCACTCGCATTTCTTCCAGTTATTTCGTGAGATCGTGCTGCTTCGCGGTCCGTCTTGCAAACAAATCCGGCGCGGGCGTACAACATGGGTCCGCGCCGGGTGGATCGGACCGTGCCCCGAAAACCGCCCGTACATCAGGGAGGACGAACTGTGCGTGCGCTGCTACGGCCGCTGGCCCGACTTGCCCGTCGATTGACCGGGGTCAAAGCACACCACCTCAAGATCCCCTACGCCTGGATTCCTTACCACCTGTACGACGACGGCACCGCGTGGGCGCCGCTCACCGTAACCCTCGAACTGACCTACCTGTGCAACTTGCGGTGCAAGATGTGCTCGCTGGTCGAGGGCAACATGGTGACCCCGCAGGGCCAGCGCCAGAACCCCGAACTGCGCGAAGCGGACGGGACGCTCCGGCGCGAGATTTCGACCGAAGAGTACCTCGACATCATCCGCCAGATCGGGCGTGCTGGTGTCAAAGCGGTGTCCCTCACAGGGGGAGAGCCGACGCTCCGGCGCGACATCGCTACGCTTGTCGCGGCGATCAAAAAGTATCCCATTCACCTGAGCTTAATCAGCAACGGCTCGGGCAAGCCCGAAGTGTACCGCGAACTGATCGACCTGGGAGTGGACTCCATCACGATCTCGGTGGACGGCACCCGCGAGGTTCACGATCACGTGCGCGGGCGCGAGGGGAGCTTCGATAAGGCCGTGCGCGCGGTCCGAACCATCATCGACGCGAAGAAAGCGAACTCCGACCGGCGCCCCTGGCTGGAAGTCTCCTGCGCCGTGTCCGCGCTCAACCAACACGACCTCGAAAACCTGGTGACGTGGTTCGAGGGCTACGAAATCGACATGCTGAACATCGGGCACTTGCACTACAGCACCGCGGAGCGCCAAGCCGCGACCGAGCGCCTGGTCGACGGCCCGATCATGCACCTGAAGCAGCCCGAACTGCCCGACCGCGTGGTCGCAGTGGACACAGCCGATCTCGTGGAGCGCATCGCCCGCATCAGGGCGTCGCGCGGCACGGGTAAGGTACCGGTCAAGTTCATGCCGGAACTGGACGCCGATCAGATCCACCGGCAGTACGCGGACCCGCAATTCGTCCACGTCAACAAGTGCTTCCACCCGTGGCTGGCGACGCGGATCGACCCGTGGGGGCAGATGTACCCGTGCTGGATCGACATCCGGCTGGGAGACGTGCGCAAACGCGGGTTCATGGCACTGTGGAACAGCGAACTGTACCGGAAATTCCGCCGAAACATTCGGGAGCAGAAGCTGCTCCCAAAATGCGCCACCTGCCCGGCCCTGACCGACAAAACCTGGTCGAGCGTCCCGACACTGGATCGCGGACTTCTGCAACTCGGTCGGCGCACGCTCCCAATACGGAAAGCCGTATCAACTCAACGGGAACCGGTGGGAGTAACTTGAACGTACCGAGACGTGGACCCGAAACGGCGAACGACCGGCAGGAGCCGGTCGCCCAAAAAGAATCATCCAAACAGCAAGAGAACGTTCCACGGCGGTGTCTTCTCGAACTCGCACCCGAGTTCGTAATAGTCCGTGTTCTTGCGGCAACTGCGCACGATCACAGTGACAAACCCAATCGTATCGGGTGCGTCGATCGCGCGGACCTGCACCGTCGTGCCCGGCGGTACCGCTGACTGCGTCGCGAGCTTCAACCCACCAGTCGAGCGATCGACGACGTACCCGTCGCCGGCTCCATTACGGAACGTGTTGGATGCGAGCAGCACGCGAACCGGCTGCCCCTCGCGGCGCACCGCACCGCGGCGGTCCGCGTAGGACTGCTCCGGCGGTGCCCAGTTCAGCGCGCGTTCACCCGTAAGGGCATTCGCATTAGCAGTAGCCAGTTTGGACGGATCGAGCGCCCCACGGCGCCGCGCCGCAATCACGGCCAAGAAAGTCAATACCACAAGCGCGACACCCCCACCGACCACGATCGGTAGGTTAGCCGTGGCCCAAACTCTGGTCCCTTCAAGCATTTCGGCAAAAGACATTTTCCGACCCTGCGAGCGACCGGTCCTCAATTGGTCCGGTCATCGACTCTAGCACGCGGGTAGTGCGTTGCAAAAAACAGGCCCGGTCTGCCCGATCAGAAGCAACTCACACGATCGCGCGCCCGTCCGCCACTCGAACTATTTTCTGAAATTTCTCAGGAACCCACAATTTCGCGCGAGGTGCTCGCGATCTGACAGAAAGTGCGCGCGGACTGGGCGTCAGTTCCCTGCGATTCCGTTTGAAGCCAGTAAATTCCGAGACGAGAATCGCTCATTTCCCTCGCAATAATTGAAATTGAAGTGTGATTTCGCCGAGCGGCATTCAGGTTGCATTCGTATCCGTTGACGGCCAGTCCTCAGTCCCAACAACTGACCGATACTGAACTCGTGTGCTCACCGGGCGGGTTTGAACCGTGCGGGCGTTCAGTGGTCGCGTCTTGCCGTCGCGTGACCCAACAGTTACGATGCCCCTGCGCGGGGCCGATGGACTTTTGTTATGGCCCGTGACTTCGGCAGTGTGGAGCTGCCGTACACGCTTTCCAGGGCAGGTGACGCCGTGCAACCGCTATTCGATGCCGTATCACCCAACGCCGTCCGTTCCGACCAAGAGGTCGTCGAACTGGCCCTTCTGCTACCGCTGTGGCAGGCGATGGAACTGGAAGCCGCGGCCAGCCGGCGCGGAATGACCACCGGGCAAATGCTCCGGCGCGTCATTGGCGAATTGCTCGCCGCGCAACCGGCCGTGGCCGCTTCCTGACCACACCGACGGCCTGTAGTCCTCTCTCCCAACCCGGCGACTCGCACGCCAACCGGGCACGCATCTCGCTCGTCACAATTCTCAGCACCGGAAGCTCACTACGTTCGTGGAGTGCCGTCGCCTGCGCGAAAATTCGCCAGTACGCGCTCGATGAAGGGCCGGCTCACCGACCGGAACTTGTCAAAGGTCGTGCGGTTCACCGTGTACACCTCCACGCGGGTTAGCGCGCGGATGGTCGCGTTCCGTGGTTGATCCATGAGGAGTGCGACCTCGCCGAAGTACCTCCCGGCGCTCAGTTCGGCGAGCTTTTGCGTCGCCCCGTCCACCTCACGCAACACCTCCACCGTTCCGCGTCGGATCAGGTAGAACTTACTGTCCGCGTTCACCGCGTCGCCCTGGCGCACGATCACCAGTCCCGATTCGTATACCTCGACACAGTCAGGCTTTGCGGCGATTTGGTCCGGGCGCACCGGGTCATTGGGATGAACGCCGATCAGGACCGAGTCGGCGATCTTCTCCTGCTCTTCGGGCAGGACCGCGGCGAACGCCGAGCTCTGGCGCAGGCCCTCCCGCACGAACAGGCGCTCCGCGACGACCACGTTCGACTCGATCCGGCCGCGTTCCATGTGAACGATACGGTCGGCCAAGTTCATAATGCGCGCGTCGTGCGTGACAATCAGGCTGGTAGTGCCGTGTTCGGTGGCGATTTTCTTGAGGAGCGGGATCTGCCACGCCCCCAGTCGCCCGTTCTCACCGGCTTCCGCGGGCGGGCGCACGAGCTTGCTGAGGTGTTCCTCGGACCGTTGGCGCGCGAGTTCCTGCACGAGCGTGACCACCGCGAGTCCGCTATTCGCATCAAGGGCAGCCGTTGGCTCGTCCGCGAGAACGAGTTTCGGCCGATTGATGAGCGCGCGGGCAATAGCGACGCGCTGCCGCTGACCACCGGAGAGTTTCGCGGGCTTGTAGTCGAACCGCGATTTCTGTGCGCGCCCCTCCAGGTCTTTTTCGCCCAGGAGCAAGTACGTGAGCACGTCGCGTGCGTCCGCGTCGAGATCGGTGGCGCCAGTGTCCTTCAGACGCTGAGCCATGCGAATATTCTGCACCGCCGTGAGCGAATCAAACAGATTGTGGCGCTGAAAGATGAACCCGATGAGCCGACGAACGTGGACCAGTTCCGGTTCGGGCACGCCTTTCAAATTGCGGTAGTCGCCCAGGTCCGCGTCCCAAACTTCGATCTCGCCTTCCTGCAGTGTACGCAGCCCGCCGATGAGCGTGAGAATGGTCGTTTTGCCGGACCCGGACGGCCCGCTCATGATGACCAGTTCGCCCGGCATCACTTCGAGCGTGTTATCGAAGAGCACCTGCGTGCGCGTGTCGCCGGTACCGAAGTAGTGATTCACCCCGCGAATACGGAGCACCGGTTGACCGGGCGGGGGGGTAGGTTGCCTTTCCCCCCTGCCTTCAAGGGGGTTAGGTTCTTCCGCGCTAGAAGACATCGGCGGGGTCCACCTTCTTCACCTTGCTCACCGCGAGCAACCCGGACGCGACACACATCACCACCGTCAGCAGCAGCACCAGCGCGAACCGGGCTGGCGTAAGGAGCATCGGCAGCCCGGTGATATCCGTGAGAGCGAGGTACGTGCCGTAGGTCACCAGTATGCCCGGGACGAAACCGGCCGCCGCGAGAATCAGCGATTCCTGCACCACGACCCAGCTCAAATATCGGTTCGTGTAGCCGATGGCCTTCAGCGTCGCGTACTCGGGCAGGTGATCGGCCACATCGCTCGCCAAAATCTGGTAGCAGATCACCATCCCGACGACGAATCCCAACAGCACGCCCGCACCGAACGCGAAGCCGATCGGCGTGTTCGCCCACCAAAAATTCTTCTCGCGGGATACCATCTCGTCGCGCGTGAGAACCAGCACGTCACCCCCGGCCGCGAACTTCGCTTGCAGCGCCTTCTTCACCGCACCCACGTCCGCTCCTGGGACCAATTTCACCACACCAATGTCCGCATCCGCCATCGGGTTCGTGGGGTAATACGGCTCGCGCACCCACTTCTCGAACGTGCGGTCGCTCACCACCACGCTGCCGTCGGTGCCGAAATCGAAACCCATCTCGAAGCCCGCAACGAGCCGAATGTCGCGCCCCGCGAGTTCGGTTCCGGCCCCGGGTTCGAGTTTCCCGAATACCGACTCGCCGGGGTGATTGACCTGGTCCGGGTGCGGTCGGCTCTTGCGGTCGTAGAGCGCGGTTCCGGGCGTGTTGAGTTCCTGCCAACTCTTGGCGCTCACGCCGGGCAGATCGAGGACATCGGCGTTCGGGTCGACGCCGATCACGCGCACCCGGCGCGTGCTAGTGCGCGCCGATGGGTCGGCCGCGGTGTGGCGCAGCGCCGCGATGGAATACTCCACGAACACCGGCGACACGCTCTTCACACCAGCCGTGCCCTCGGCCTCTGCGATCCGTCGACGCGACACGCCCTCGCGGAACAGCAGCGACGCCTTGTTCGGGTTGATGAGGACGAGGTCACCCTTCAACTTCTCGATCAGCACCGTGTTGCTGTCGAGCATCGCGTTCATGATGCCGTACTGCACCCCCATCAACACCACCGCGAACCCGATCCCGGACGCGAACAGCGCGAACCGCACCTTGTCGTGGGCAAGGTTCTTCCAGGCCAGAGGAACGGGAGCGGATCGGGGCATGATTTCCTGGCGAACGGTCGGTGTGCGCCGGCCGGTGAGAACGACGAAAGTACAGTCATTCGTGCAAATTGCACCGGCCGGCGCACACCGGCCGTTCGCCTAAAACAGGTCCGCCGGGTCTACCGTGTGGACCTTCCGCACGGCCAGTAGCCCGGACGCGAGGCACATGGAGCACGTCAGCGCGAGTACGCCCACAGCGGTTTCGAGCGTCATTGCGGTCGGGATGCCGCCGTAGTTACTCGCCACGAAGTACAGCCCCAGCGCCGCGACGAACCCCGGAACGTAACCGAAGACCGCGAGCAGCACGGCCTGCCACAGCACCACGCCCGTGAGGTACGGCGGGCGGTATCCCAGCGCCTTCACCGTCGCGTACTCCGGCAGCATATTGCGGATGTCCGCGGCCATCATCTGGTACACGAAAATGACGCCGACCACAATCGCCAGGACCACCGCCACCAACAGGAACTGCCCAATGGAGGTGAGCCGCAACCAGTAGTTGCGCTCGGCCGCGTTGATCTCGGGGCGCGTGTAGATCTTCACGTCGGGCGGCAGTATGGCGCGCAACTGTTTCTGCACCGCGACCGGATCGGTCCCCGGTTTCAACTGCACCAGCCCGAAGTGAACTACGTCGCGCGGGCGCGCGGCAAATTGAGCGTAAGTTTCCTCACTGGTCAGCAGCATCCCGTTCCAACTGAACCCGGTACCGAGGTCGAATCCGCCAACGACGCTGGCGCGCTGACCGTTCACGCGAACCGCCTCTCCCTCGCGTCCATCGGGCGGCAAATTCTGAAGACGGGCCACGTCGCCGAAATCCGGTTTGGATCGGCGATCGAGCAAGAACGTATCGAGCCGTTTCAACTTTACCCCGGCCCGGGCCGCCTCTTCTTCCGACGCGAACACTCCGCTACTCCCCGTAACGAACGCTTTCGCGAGCTGGTCCGGCGGAGCAGCGACGATGTTGATGCTCAACTGTCCGCCCGGCTCGGACCCGCCGAACAGAGATTCTTGCCGCGGCGCCCGCCACCCGGCGGCACCGAACGACACCGGCAGCACGTCCGCGACATCCTCAACGCGGGCTTGGGCGAGCCGCGTGCGCGGGAACTCGGGGGCACGGCTCAAATCGAGGTACTCGGACGACGTGATGAGCAAATCGAATTGCAGTTTGTCGTAGAGCATGGTCGCGGTGCGCCCGACACCGCCGAGCATGCCCAGTTCCATGAACACGAGCACGACCGCGAACGCGACCCCGGCCGCGGCGATGAGCGTCCGCGTGCGCTTGTGAACCAGGTTCGCCCACGCGAGCCGAATGGGGGTCATGATGCCTTCAGTGTGACCCGCTCGCTCCACGAGCGGGCGCATTGATACCGGACCTCGTACCGAATCGCGCGAGTGGCCAGTCTTCTGTAGTTGACCACGGTCAACGGATTTTCAATCCCGGGAGATCGAATTCTCGCAACGCCTTGCACAGAAAAGAGTTCGCATCTCGTGTCACCTTGCGACCAAGGGGCTCGCGAGGTCTCACGGAACGCACCTCCGGAAGCTAATTTACACGACACTACAGAAGGTGGCGCCGATTCGGGCCGACAACGTAACACGTGACGATTGAAGCCTATTGGCAGAGACCGACTACAGAAAGCCATCAAGCCGGGGTCGTATCACTTCCCATCGATCCACCGTGCGAACAGCTCTGCCTTCGCACTCCATCCTTCGTTCTTGAGACGCACGCGAGCAACCAGTTGGCTCTCTGGCGTTCCGGTTGCCAGACGAACTAACACCGCTCGGGTGAACGCTTCCGGTGAGCCCACCACGTCAACGCAATCGGTCCATTCCGCGGTCGCGGGGAGGCGCCGAACCACGACTGGCTTGCCCGTCGCGATGTATTCCTTGAGCTTCAGCGGCTGCATGGCCCGCGTAACGGGGAGATCGGCGTAGGGTGCGATGAGTACGGACGCGCGAGCCGCCAGTGCCGGCAGATCCGCGAACGGGATCGGCGGAAGACTCCGCACGCGGGGTAACCGCAGCAGTTCCGGATCGGGCGCGTCGTGCGGCCCCGCGAAGAGGATCGTCCCGGCGGTCATCGCTTCGCCGAGGTACTTGACGAAGGCGAGGTCCGTGCGGCGATCGATCACGCCCCAATACGCAACGAGCGGCTCGGGCATCGTGGCTAGTTCGCGCAGAGACGCAGGAACGCCACTTGGTTGAGGCGCGCGCCAGAAGTCGAGATCGACCCCGTGGGTGAGTAGACACGCGGACCTCCC
This region of Gemmata massiliana genomic DNA includes:
- a CDS encoding sigma-70 family RNA polymerase sigma factor encodes the protein MWWWLLESGAGFILNPMNEITRILDDVRAGRAGAAELLPLVYDELRRLAAAKLASEMPGHTLEATALVHEAYLRLGHDQQFDHRGHFFAAAAEAMRRILVDAARKKRTAKHGGDLNRLDAEDVPIAAPRPDEDLVALDEALNEFALLDPQKAELVKLRYFVGMTIEQAADAMEISPATAKRHWVFSKAWLYQRMSGELPQREEAN
- a CDS encoding serine/threonine-protein kinase, producing the protein MPEPPRTGDAVLALVRRAEVADDDALTGFLTRSGPIPSTAPDTATRLIQAGILTPFQAKLILQGKHKGFKLGPYRILNQIGAGGMGTVYLAEHAALRRKVALKVLPGKQSLDPANVERFYREARAAAALDHPNIVHAYDVVCDRGTHFLVFEYIDGETLDRLLAARGRLPVGQAVSYVVQAAAGLQHAHDKGVAHRDIKPANLLVGRDGIVKVLDLGLAEFFEDSSTKLGASNNAMGTTDYVAPEQLRGCTAADHRADIYNLGATLYHLLTGQPPFTGTTAAKMIAHQLSPVQPAHDICDDVPEALSNVVEIMLAKDPADRYQTAAEAVQALLPFMNTPDRRGMASGKLPPLAAAAVQESTAGLEVGPILEAIDTAAALARAQRVTRWAVTGMIAGILFGIISLTAALVMCQ
- a CDS encoding thiamine pyrophosphate-binding protein; this translates as MDFAFSRRGLMQGAAAVGGALAAASAASAGSIAHVREARHPGWVFGRMTGAEALCAALLAENVGCVYGIPGAQENELWDTFKEKGIPYLLVTHEFSAACMADGYARSTGKPGVLCVVPGPGVTNSLTGLGEALLDSSPLVAIVGDVANGEKAKPFQVHALNQVDLLKPVCKCVYQVQTVAQIAAAVRQAFVTATQGEPGPVAVVVPYNLFIEAHDFRTPPPAIPAPPFDDAAFERALPLLADKKHRVGIYAGAGCMEYGTELAAVAELLQAPVATSVSGRGVVSDSHPLAVGWGFGPHASAVAETVFAGEKKHPLKSGVDTLLAIGVKFSEVSTGYYGNPQPKHVIHVDANPCNLGRILKTDVCVHADAGTFLGRLLACGDTLRRAEDKWLVNHIRTLKADAAKELCNIPQPKCGVDPLATVAALRKVLPADAMLFTDVSATEHLAAEHFRVCQSRTYFNPVDNQAMGWSVPAALGAQRVHYGKTVATLTGDGCLLMSAMEITTAAREHLPVKFVILDDQAYHYMQMLQKPAYLRTTATILTRLDYKALAQAFGVAFVEVTSHADLEPKLRGAVCHDGPVLVRVLTDYSTRKVRWVDAVRARYTKELTAAQKARFLARIGSRAIQLEKKND
- a CDS encoding radical SAM protein, which gives rise to MRALLRPLARLARRLTGVKAHHLKIPYAWIPYHLYDDGTAWAPLTVTLELTYLCNLRCKMCSLVEGNMVTPQGQRQNPELREADGTLRREISTEEYLDIIRQIGRAGVKAVSLTGGEPTLRRDIATLVAAIKKYPIHLSLISNGSGKPEVYRELIDLGVDSITISVDGTREVHDHVRGREGSFDKAVRAVRTIIDAKKANSDRRPWLEVSCAVSALNQHDLENLVTWFEGYEIDMLNIGHLHYSTAERQAATERLVDGPIMHLKQPELPDRVVAVDTADLVERIARIRASRGTGKVPVKFMPELDADQIHRQYADPQFVHVNKCFHPWLATRIDPWGQMYPCWIDIRLGDVRKRGFMALWNSELYRKFRRNIREQKLLPKCATCPALTDKTWSSVPTLDRGLLQLGRRTLPIRKAVSTQREPVGVT
- a CDS encoding PilZ domain-containing protein; the encoded protein is MSFAEMLEGTRVWATANLPIVVGGGVALVVLTFLAVIAARRRGALDPSKLATANANALTGERALNWAPPEQSYADRRGAVRREGQPVRVLLASNTFRNGAGDGYVVDRSTGGLKLATQSAVPPGTTVQVRAIDAPDTIGFVTVIVRSCRKNTDYYELGCEFEKTPPWNVLLLFG
- a CDS encoding ATP-binding cassette domain-containing protein, producing the protein MLRIRGVNHYFGTGDTRTQVLFDNTLEVMPGELVIMSGPSGSGKTTILTLIGGLRTLQEGEIEVWDADLGDYRNLKGVPEPELVHVRRLIGFIFQRHNLFDSLTAVQNIRMAQRLKDTGATDLDADARDVLTYLLLGEKDLEGRAQKSRFDYKPAKLSGGQRQRVAIARALINRPKLVLADEPTAALDANSGLAVVTLVQELARQRSEEHLSKLVRPPAEAGENGRLGAWQIPLLKKIATEHGTTSLIVTHDARIMNLADRIVHMERGRIESNVVVAERLFVREGLRQSSAFAAVLPEEQEKIADSVLIGVHPNDPVRPDQIAAKPDCVEVYESGLVIVRQGDAVNADSKFYLIRRGTVEVLREVDGATQKLAELSAGRYFGEVALLMDQPRNATIRALTRVEVYTVNRTTFDKFRSVSRPFIERVLANFRAGDGTPRT
- the devC gene encoding ABC transporter permease DevC; its protein translation is MPRSAPVPLAWKNLAHDKVRFALFASGIGFAVVLMGVQYGIMNAMLDSNTVLIEKLKGDLVLINPNKASLLFREGVSRRRIAEAEGTAGVKSVSPVFVEYSIAALRHTAADPSARTSTRRVRVIGVDPNADVLDLPGVSAKSWQELNTPGTALYDRKSRPHPDQVNHPGESVFGKLEPGAGTELAGRDIRLVAGFEMGFDFGTDGSVVVSDRTFEKWVREPYYPTNPMADADIGVVKLVPGADVGAVKKALQAKFAAGGDVLVLTRDEMVSREKNFWWANTPIGFAFGAGVLLGFVVGMVICYQILASDVADHLPEYATLKAIGYTNRYLSWVVVQESLILAAAGFVPGILVTYGTYLALTDITGLPMLLTPARFALVLLLTVVMCVASGLLAVSKVKKVDPADVF